A genomic segment from Sulfuritalea hydrogenivorans sk43H encodes:
- a CDS encoding ammonium transporter, whose amino-acid sequence MENFKTSADVLFILLGAIMILAMHAGFAFLELGTVRKKNQINALVKILCDFAVSTLAYFFIGYGIAYGVNFLAGAETLVQKSGYDMVKFFFLLTFAAAIPAIVSGGIAERARFGPQLAATFLLVGFVYPFFEGIAWNQAFGIQAWFKAGFGEEFHDFAGSVVVHAVGGWIGLAAVILLGARRGRYHKDGGVSAHPPSSIPFLALGAWILIVGWFGFNVMSAQTLDKVSGLVAMNSLMAMVGGTLVALVVGKNDPGFVHNGPLAGLVAVCAGSDLMHPLGALITGGVAGGLFVYMFTLTQNRWKIDDVLGVWPLHGLCGAWGGIAAGIFGAKSLGGLGGVAFMSQLAGTALGIAIAFGGGLLVYGALKAFVGIRLDAEDEFNGTDLTIHKISASAERETLW is encoded by the coding sequence ATGGAGAATTTCAAGACATCCGCCGACGTACTGTTCATTCTGCTCGGCGCCATCATGATCCTGGCCATGCATGCCGGCTTTGCCTTTCTGGAACTGGGCACGGTGCGCAAGAAGAACCAGATCAATGCGCTGGTCAAGATCCTCTGCGACTTCGCGGTATCGACCCTGGCCTACTTCTTCATCGGCTACGGCATCGCCTACGGCGTGAATTTCCTCGCGGGCGCCGAAACCCTGGTGCAGAAGAGCGGCTACGACATGGTCAAGTTCTTCTTCCTGCTGACCTTCGCCGCCGCGATCCCGGCCATCGTCTCCGGCGGCATCGCCGAGCGCGCGCGCTTCGGCCCGCAACTGGCCGCCACCTTCCTGCTGGTCGGCTTCGTCTATCCCTTCTTCGAGGGCATCGCCTGGAATCAGGCCTTCGGCATCCAGGCCTGGTTCAAGGCCGGCTTCGGCGAAGAGTTCCACGACTTCGCCGGCTCGGTGGTGGTGCACGCCGTCGGCGGCTGGATCGGGCTGGCCGCCGTAATCCTGCTCGGCGCGCGGCGCGGCCGCTACCACAAGGACGGCGGCGTCTCGGCGCATCCGCCGTCCTCCATCCCCTTCCTCGCGCTCGGCGCCTGGATCCTGATCGTCGGCTGGTTCGGCTTCAACGTCATGAGCGCGCAGACGCTGGACAAGGTCTCCGGCCTCGTCGCCATGAACTCGCTGATGGCCATGGTCGGCGGCACGCTGGTGGCGCTGGTGGTCGGCAAGAACGACCCCGGCTTCGTGCATAACGGCCCGCTGGCCGGCCTCGTCGCCGTCTGCGCCGGCTCGGACCTGATGCATCCGCTGGGCGCGCTGATCACCGGCGGCGTTGCCGGCGGCCTCTTCGTCTATATGTTCACGCTGACGCAGAACCGCTGGAAGATCGACGACGTGCTCGGCGTCTGGCCGCTGCACGGCCTCTGCGGCGCCTGGGGCGGCATCGCCGCCGGCATCTTCGGCGCAAAAAGTCTGGGCGGGCTGGGCGGCGTCGCCTTCATGAGCCAGCTCGCCGGCACCGCGCTCGGCATCGCCATCGCCTTCGGCGGCGGCCTGCTGGTCTATGGCGCGCTGAAAGCCTTCGTTGGCATCCGCCTCGATGCGGAAGACGAATTCAACGGCACCGATCTGACCATCCACAAGATATCGGCGAGTGCGGAGCGGGAGACGCTCTGGTAG